CTTGATCGTGGGTCACGAAGATGGTAGCGATTCCCACTTCCTTTTGCACTCTGCGGATCTCTTCCCGCAGACTCACCCGCACCTTGGCATCGAGTGCCGATAGTGGCTCATCGAGCAAGAGGACGGCCGGTTCGATCGCGAGGGCGCGGGCAAGGGCGACCCGCTGCTGTTGTCCACCGGAAAGCTGGTGCGCAAAGCGCTCGCCGAGATCTCCAAGCCCTACAAGGTCGAGTAGGTCACGGGAGCGCTCCCGCCGTTTGCTTGCTGGGACATGGCGAATCTTGAGGCCGAATTCGATGTTCTGTGCAGCCGTTAGGTGTGGGAAAAGGCTGTACTGCTGGAAGACGATCCCCATGTTACGCTTCGCGGTCGGCTGGAGCGTGATATCCTGCTCATCCACGAATACTCGGCCTCCATCCAAGCGTTCCAGTCCGGCCACCGATCGAAGCGCTGTCGTCTTACCACATCCGGAGGGACCCAGTAGTACGACCAGTTCACCAGCTTGTATCCGCAAGGAGAAGCCATCGAGCGCATGCATCGTACCGTAGTACTTCTCTAATCCCTCAAGCCGAAGTTCACCCCGTGACACGCATCCTCCTTGTTTTTTTGGTACGACCACCACCGAAGATGGTGACCAACGAGAGCGGTACAAAAGCCACTAACAGTGCGACTAGGGAGACCGCAACCGCCTCAGCTGCTGCCGTGAGACCGATCTGCACGATATAGACGGGAAAGGTGTTGAAACTGAGGAGAGAAGCCACCACGAACTCGCCTAGCGCATAAGCGCCAGCCAGAATAAGGGCTCCCACCATTCCAGCGCGAAGGTTCGGCAACAATACCCCCACCAGCGTGCGAGTCCAGCTTGCACCCAACGACTGCGACGCCTCAACAAGGGTGTTGACATCTAGCGACCGAACAGCGGTATCGAAGGTTCGATAGCTATAGGGAAGGGCAAGCATCACATAGATCGGTGCCAGAATAAATGGAGAGGTCAGAATCAGGTTCAAGATACTGTGATAGGCCCCCAACAGCCCGAGAACGACGACGACAGAAGGTACGCCAAGTGGTACGATACTGAGCGCATCAAGGAGGCCTCTGAGCTTAGGTATCCGCACGGTCACCCAGATGGAGGTGGGTATGACCAACAGTCCCGTGAGGATCACGGTCGCAATGGCCACTTGGAACGACAACCAAAGCGATGAGCGGAAGTTCGGATCATCAAAAAGCGAGCGATACGCTGAGAAGGTGATATGGTTGTGGACCCCAAGGACTGAGTACCGCGCCGACGCAAGAATGGGAATCAAAAAAAATGCACCCACCAAGATCAGCACAACGGCACGGAAAACTCGTCCGATACCGGCTTGTCGAAGATGGAGACCGTCGCCTCCGGGAGTTACCGCAACCAACGCGAAGCCCTCCTCTGGCTCAGTACGTAGACGGTAGCCGCGAGCGCGACCACGATGATCATCCCGAGCCCCAACGCATTGCCGAGATTCCCTTGGCCAGCGGCGACATTTCCCGAGATGAGACTGCCGATCTGAATGGGTACGAGCGGCAATGTCCCAGACGTCAGCGCCTCAGCGGTCGCATAGGCCGCAAACGCGTCGGCGAAGATCACCACAGTACCCGACAGAATCGCGGGTAATAGTATCGGTAAACCAATCGACCACCAGAAGCGTGTCTTGGAGGCCCCCAACGAACGTGCCGCTTCGACCCAGGCGGATTTGATGTTTTGGATCGGTCCTAACATCACCAGGATCATGACCGGAATCAGGAAGTACTGGTAGACAATGATGAGTCCAACGACCGAATACAGCGAGAAGCCATGGGCGTAGAGATTGATACCCATACCGGAGAGGATCTTGGTGACGATCCCAAAATTGCCAAGTGTGGCGATGAAGGCGAAGGCGAGCGGGACGCCTCCGGTATTGGCAAGCACACTTGAGCTCGACTGGACTAGCGCACGCGGACGACCCCGCGTCGCAGCAACCGCTAACGCCGCGACAAACCCAACGACAACCGCGATCAGCGTGCTGCCAATGGAGAGTTCGAAGGAAGCGACATAGGAGTGCAAGTAGGGACCCGAAAATGCCAGGCGCAGATTCGCCAGCGTCGGCTTACCACTATCCGACTCAAAGGCTCCCACCAGCACCGACACCGCTGGGATAATGAGAAAGACGGCCAGAAACAAGAGGTACGGGACGACCCCACCGTAGCGCCGCAATTGACGTCGTGGTCGGATCGCGGGAGGAGAGCTGGGGGAACTCTCCTCCCGATTGCGGGTAAGCGTTGAGACCATCAGACCTTTGGCCAGTTAGCGAGGATCACGGTCTGTGCGGCGTTGAGCTGTGCCTGGCTTGGGAAGACAGGTGTACCGCTCACCGGTGGCACCGCGGCAAGGTAGGTCTTGTTGACGGTCCCTTCCTTGATCATCGAGCTCAGTCGGATTGGATCGGTGTATCCCTTCAACCAGAGGTTTTGGCCCGTGTTCGAGTAGAGATACTCTTCCCAGAGGCGGGCAGCTGCTGGATGCGGAGCATACTTGGCGATCGCTTGGGCATAATAGGAGGCGTAGTGCACACCCTTGGGAATGACGACTTTCCAATCGATCTTACCCTTGAGCGCGTTCTCATAGGCGACGTTCAAGTAGTCCCAGTCGATGTTGACCTTGACCTCCCCGGAGCCAATCGTGGCCGCCGAAGATTGTACAGGAATGAAGTTACCGATCGCTTTGAGGTGCTCAAAGTACTTGATACCCGGCATGATGTTGCTGTAGGATCCACCATTGCCAAGTGCCGCTGCGATCACGCCCGAGAAGGCGGCTCCGGCATCCTCTGGATCTCCATCGAGTGCGACCCCACCATGGAAGGCAGGATTGGTCAGGCTTGCAAAGCTCGTCACCGGGGTCTTTGTAAGGGCAGCATTGTACCCAATGGAGATATAGCCGCCATAGTCGCAGAACCACTGGCCAGAAGCAGACTTGCAATCAGCCGGGATCTGATTCCAGTCTTGGACCTTGTAGTTGGCGAAGAGGCCCTTCTTCGCACCTGTAACGGCAAAGGGAATGCCCACATCAACCACGTCTGCTGACCGCGAGGAGCCCTTCAACGTAGACAAACCATCGATCTCGGTAGCAGAAGAAGCTTCTGGGCTCACGTCAGTAATTTTGATCCCATACTTCTTCTGGAAATCGGTCATGATCTGGCCATAGTTGGCCCAGTCGTCAGGCAGTGCCGTCACGGTCAACGCACCCTCTGCCTTGGCCGCCTTGACGAGATTCGCCATCCCACCACAAGCAGCAAGCGAGGAACAGGTTGCGTAGTCGACTGCCTTGCTTGATGTGTTGGCACTGGTACTCGCACTCGATGAGCTTCCGCAAGCGCTAAGCAGCACCGCTGCCGCGCCTACCATCGCTACTCCAATCTTCATTGCCTTCAAAGCTGACTCCTTTTTTGCATGTGATCACTCATTGCATCACAACCTACGAGAGCGAAGAGAACGCCGAGTCTCGGTTGTACCAACGCTTGGTGAACGACAACCAAACTTTTAGAACCACCTTCGGCACTGCGGAGATATCTGCTGGCTTCATCACAACATCGAATTCCGATCGGGTTCGACAGTATGATGGTACTAGTACGTCGCGATCCCATGTTTGCACGCCACTGAGGCCATCTCCTGGTTGCAGTACCCCAGTAGCGACCCCACCGTAGCGCCGCAATTGACGTCGTGGTCGGATCGCGGGAGGAGAGCTGGGGGAACTCTCCTCCCGATTGCGGGTAAGCGTTGAGACCATCAGACCTTTGGCCAGTTAGCGAGGATCACGGTCTGTGCGGCGTTGAGCTGTGCCTGGCTTGGGAAGACAGGTGTACCGCTCACCGGTGGCACCGCGGCAAGGTAGGTCTTGTTGACGGTCCCTTCCTTGATCATCGAGCTCAGTCGGATTGGATCGGTGTATCCCTTCAACCAGAGGTTTTGGCCCGTGTTCGAGTAGAGATACTCTTCCCAGAGGCGGGCAGCTGCTGGATGCGGAGCATACTTGGCGATCGCTTGGGCATAATAGGAGGCGTAGTGCACACCCTTGGGAATGACGACTTTCCAATCGATCTTACCCTTGAGCGCGTTCTCATAGGCGACGTTCAAGTAGTCCCAGTCGATGTTGACCTTGACCTCCCCGGAGCCAATCGTGGCCGCCGAAGATTGTACAGGAATGAAGTTACCGATCGCTTTGAGGTGCTCAAAGTACTTGATACCCGGCATGATGTTGCTGTAGGATCCACCATTGCCAAGTGCCGCTGCGATCACGCCCGAGAAGGCGGCTCCGGCATCCTCTGGATCTCCATCGAGTGCGACCCCACCATGGAAGGCAGGATTGGTCAGGCTTGCAAAGCTCGTCACCGGGGTCTTTGTAAGGGCAGCATTGTACCCAATGGAGATATAGCCGCCATAGTCGCAGAACCACTGGCCAGAAGCAGACTTGCAATCAGCCGGGATCTGATTCCAGTCTTGGACCTTGTAGTTGGCGAAGAGGCCCTTCTTCGCACCTGTAACGGCAAAGGGAATGCCCACATCAACCACGTCTGCTGACCGCGAGGAGCCCTTCAACGTAGACAAACCATCGATCTCGGTAGCAGAAGAAGCTTCTGGGCTCACGTCAGTAATTTTGATCCCATACTTCTTCTGGAAATCGGTCATGATCTGGCCATAGTTGGCCCAGTCGTCAGGCAGTGCCGTCACGGTCAACGCACCCTCTGCCTTGGCCGCCTTGACGAGATTCGCCATCCCACCACAAGCAGCAAGCGAGGAACAGGTTGCGTAGTCGACTGCCTTGCTTGATGTGTTGGCACTGGTACTCGCACTCGATGAGCTTCCGCAAGCGCTAAGCAGCACCGCTGCCGCGCCTACCATCGCTACTCCAATCTTCATTGCCTTCAAAGCTGACTCCTTTATACGTCACTAATTGGTTATGTTCCGTGAGAGACACTACGACGACAAGAAGAACTCCAGCCCATCATCGGTGGACAGACAGGTGAACACAAAGAGAACTTTGATGTTGCGTCGGTCAGAGGACCAGGGCCTCACGTACACTGACACCATGAAGGTAGTTGTCGTTGGTGCAGGCATACTGGGAACTTGGATGGCCATCCACCTGGTCGAGCAGGGACACTCAGTGCTCCATCTCGAACGCGATAATCAACCACAGAGTGCGAGCATCCGCAATCTCGGCCTCATTTGGATCTCCGGTCGCGAGGCTGGCGTCGAACTCGACACCGCGCTCTCCGCCAGAGATCGATGGTGTCGACAACAGGCACTCTGGCCAGAACTCCCATTGAGAACTGCGGGGTCGCTCACTATGGCGCCAATCGAGGCTGACGTGGCCGCCTTAGAGGCTGCCGTCGCACTCCCTGACGCTCCTACCCGTGGATTCACACTCCTTGGCAACAAAGAGCTTCTTTACCGCTACGGCATCAAAGCACCAACTACGCTTGGACTCTTCTGTTCCATGGATGCAATCACCGAACCACGTTCGCTCCTGACAATCCTGCGAGAGAGACTCGCACTTGATCCGAACTATCGCTATCGTGCCAATGCGGAGGTGATCTACTGCCACGAAGAGGAGCTGGAGTTGATCAACCATACTCGCATTCCCTTTGACTACGTCTTCTTTGCCACAGGAGTGAGTGACCTTCGAAGCTTCGGGTTCAATGCCTCCGAGAGGCTCACTCGCACTCAACTGCAGATGCTCCAGACTGCTGGCCATGCGAGAACACTCCCACCGGCGATCGCAGATACCGACTCTTTTCGCTATTACCCCGCCTTCACATCGCTGCGCTCAATGCTGGCGCCACAGGAGCCGGTTGCTGGCCGTTACGGAGCTCAACTCCTCCTCGCACAACGAAGCGATGGTTCCCTCACTATTGGCGACACCCACGAGGAGTATGGTTCACCCTTCCTGGACTCAGTCATTGAGACCCATCTTGTAGAACGAGCTAGAACAGTTTTGGGCCAAGAGATTGCCCCCACCGCCCAGCGATGGCAGGGAGTCTATTCGCGACTCGTGCCTGGCGATGAGGCCGTCTACTTCTCCGAACAGGTAAGGTCAAACGCAAGATGGGTGACTGGCCTCGGAGGCAGAGGCATGACGATATCGCCCCAGGCCGCCTATGAGGCCGTAGAGGAGGCGCTCCGATGATGGAGCCGCACTATGAACTGAGGAACGTGGAGCTTGTCTGCTTTGATATGGCTGGCACTACCGTGCAGGATGCTGGTCGAGTCCTTGAGGTATTCGATCGTGCGATCCTCGAGATCGAAGGTCGTCAGCCAACCGACGAGGAACGCGCCTACGTAGCAAGAACGATGGGGCAGTCAAAGATAGAAGTCTTCAGCGCGTTGCTCCATAGTGACGTAAAGGCCATCCAGGCAACTCAAGCGTTTGAACGTTACTATCGCGAAGCCGTGGAAGCATCTGGAGTCGAGGAGATACCTGGTGCGACAGACCTTCTTCGACGGCTTCACCACCAGGGTATCCGTGTCTTCTTGACGACCGGTTTCGCTGCCGTGACTCAGGAGCTGCTGATCGACAAGCTCGGCTGGGCCCCGTTCATTGATGGGGCACTCTGCCCCACCGAACAGCTTCGCGGGCGTCCATATCCGGACATGCTCTTAGCGGCGTCGTTGGCCGCACAAGTGACGAGCATGGCGCAGGTGGTGTCTGTAGGCGATACCACAATGGATGCAACCTCTGGCAGAAACTCCGCCGTCGGCGCGGTGATCGGCGTCCTGACAGGGGGGTTCTCCGAGGAGGCACTGCGCCAAGCTGGTGCACACCGGGTGCTCCCTAGCGTTGCCAATCTAGCCCTTACCCCAGGCTAGAAAATGGAGTCCGTGAAAGCTAGTCGTGCCCACGCGAGTCCCCTTAGGGGATCCATTCGCATTCACTAAAGCTCTGTACCGACTGTCTGATACCGCCTACTAGGCACAACCAGCACTAGGAACGCGCCTAATGTCACATCGACCTATCCCCAAATGGCGCGCCGCCACCCGACTTCTGGGTCATCCTCGACGAGCGATGAACCATCCTACGCGCCAATCGCACAACCCCGACTAGATCCTTCGCTACCCCATCGCGGTGACCAAACTCTTTTGAGGCCACCGGTGATCATTTACGCAACGACCGATGGCCCTCCTCTCATCTAACCAGAGGGCACCAATGGAGACGTGAACCTAGGTCAGACGCTCCGCAAATTCGCGGCCTTCATCAGGTGTTCGTCACAAAATGCATGCCCGTAGCAGCCCTCGCCTCCCCTGGCCAGCGCATTGTCACTGCCTTGGCGCGGGTATAAAATCGGATCCCCTCTTCCCCGTGCACATGAGTATCTCCGAAGAGCGAAAACTTCGATCCACCAAAGGAGTGATAGGCCACTGGGACCGGTATCGGCACATTAACACCAACCATCCCGGAGTCGATATTCCGGATGAAGGTTCGTGCCGCACCACCACTGCCTGTAAAAATAGCGGCTCCGTTGGCATAGGGGTTCTCGTTAACCAGAGCGATGGCCTCATCAAGGGTCGACGCCCGTAAAACGAGTAGAACGGGACCGAAGATCTCCTCTCGATAGGCATCCATATCCAAACGGACACCATCGATGAGGGTGGGTCCAAAGAAGAAGCCAGCCTCCTTGACAAGTGGATGTTGTCGGCCATCAACCATGATCGTCGCCCCTTTTGCCTCTGCCTCACTGACAAGACGTGCAACGCGATCGCGATGAACGCCGGTGATGAGAGGGCCCATCTCTGATTTGGGGTCAAGATAGGAACCGACAGTGAGCTGTTGCATCCGCTCCTTGATGGCAGATAGGTACTGTTCGCCATCGTCACCGACGAGCACCATCACCGAAATGGCCATGCAACGCTCACCCGCGCTACCATACGCCGCGGAGACAGCCGCCTCGGCGACCGTCTCAACATCTGCGTCCGGCAACACCACCATGTGATTCTTTGCTCCGCCGAGAGCCTGAACGCGCTTGCCAGCGTGAGCGGCGCGTTCATAGATGGATCGGGCAATGGGAGTAGACCCGACAAACGAGATGGCCTTGATATCGGGGTGTTCAAGGATGCGGCCAACGGTCCGCTGATCCCCATTGACGACATTGAAGAGCCCCGGTGGTCCGCCAGCCTCGACGAAGAGTTCCGCAAGGCGTAACGCTGTAGAGGGGTCCTTTTCTGAGGGTTTGAGAACGAAACCATTACCGGTGGCGAGTGCAACCGGGAACATCCACATCGGGACCATCGCCGGAAAATTGAAAGGCGTAATCCCTGCCGCCACACCGAGAGGATATCGCACCGACATGGCATCAACCCCACGGGAAACCGAATCGTTGTACTGCCCCTTGAGCAGCTGAGGTAGACCGGTGACAAACTCGACTACCTCGACCCCTCGGGCAAACTCGCCACCAGCGTCACCAAGGACCTTGCCGTGTTCCTCGCTGATCAGCGCAACAATCTCGTTGCGATGCGCCAGCAAAAGACTCCGGTAGTCGAACATCACACGTTGGCGGCGTGCTAGTGATTCCTCGCCCCATCCGACCTGAGCGGCCTTTGCCGCAGCAACCGCATGATCGACGACAGCCTCGTCGGCGAAGAGTACTTCGCGAACCGGTCGACCGAGTGCCGGATTATAGACCGGGCCCCGCTCGTCTCCCTCAAAGATCTCCTTGCCATCGATAAAGTGGCCAATCAACTCGCGCGTCATACCTGAGCACCCCCTAGTACCTCTTTGAAGATCGCGATGGCTTCGCCCATCTCCTCCTGGGTGACCGATAGCGGAGGAGCAATGCGCAAGACGTTACCGAAGAGACCACCCTTGCCGATCAAGAGTCCGCGCCGTTTGGCATGCTCTAACGCCTCATTGGCCAACTTCGGTGCTGGATCCATGTTGGGTCCCTCAACGAATTCCACACCAAGCATCAAACCCTTGCCGCGAATCTCCCCAATAGAGGGGTTGGTGGCGGCCGCTTCCTCGAGCCCTTGTCGGAGTTCGGCGCCACGCTCGAGAGCATTCTGTTGTAGCTGATGGCGCAGCAGATAGTCAAAGGTCGCCACTCCCGCAGTCGCCGCCACCGGCGAACCGCCAAAGGTCGAGATCGAACTCGCCCCGAGCGAGTCCATAATCTCTCCGCGAGCAATAACGCCCGCCAGCGCCATACCATTGCCAACACCCTTTGCGAAGGTGATCATGTCCGGCTGGACGCCCTGTGCCTCATAACCCCAAAAATGCTCGCCCGTGCGACCGAAGCCGGTCTGAACCTCATCGGAGATGTAGAGAATGCCATGCGGAGCCAGGATCTTTTGGAGCTCACCAAAATATCCATCAGGAGGTAAACAGAATCCCCCAACCCCCTGGATCGGCTCAGCGATAATGGCCGCGACATCCCCACTGGTGGTTGTCATCAAAACATCTTCGAGGTCTGCCTTACCACGGGCAAGGTACTCGGCATCGGTGAGGCCTGCCAGCGGACCACGCAAGCGTGACCCACCTTGCAGCCAGCTCACAGCCAATGGTGAGAAGGAAGATGGCGACCAGTTGCGGTTGCCGGTCACCGAGATCTGCGTGAAAGATCTCCCGTGATAGCTATTCTTAATCGCAATCACTTGGTTCGACCGACGGTAGGAAGAGGCGAGCAACAACGCTGCATCATTGGCCTCGGTCCCCGACGTAGTGAAGAATACTTTGGCATCAGGGATCCCTGACTGAGCCGCTAGGCGTTCAGCGAGCTCCACCATTGGTTCAATCAGGTAGAGGGTTGAACTATGAATGATCCGACCTGCTTGCTCGGCAATCGCATCAACGACTTCGGGGACCGCATGACCGACCATAGTGGTCAAGATCCCTCCAAAGAAATCGAGATAGCGGCGCCCATCCGCATCAAAGACATAGCGACCCTCACCACGTTCAATTTGGATCGGTTCGTCATAATAGAGTGAAATCCATGTTGGTAGCACCGCTCGATGGCGTTGCAAAAGACTATCGGCCACGTTGTCCCTCCTACGATTACGGCTAACTTCTCCTATAATAGCCAACATTGTATGACCCATAGAGGGTTTAATGTACCAAACATTCTTTATGATCTGCTAAGCTACCCATCGATGATTGAGAGGTCCAACTTCCACACCACCGAAGAGATCTGCCAGATGCTCGGATCTGCAATTAGCCGCAATGGTATGCGCGGTCTCACTGAAGCGTTTATCCAGCTCACACGCGACGGCAGACTCCGATCGGGCGATCGTTTGCCGTCGATACGACAACTGGCTGACCATCTTGGCGTCTCGCCAACGACCGTCGCCGCCTCCTGGTCACACCTGGCACAGCTCGGACTCTTGAGTTCCCATGGACGTCGAGGGAGCTTCGTGACCGAGACAACGAGATTCACACCCGCAGCCCCACGTTGGCACTTCTATGAGGACTCCCAGAGCTATGCACTGGACTTTGCCTCAGGCGTCCCCGATCCTCGCCTGCTCCCAAGTCCAGTTGCATCCCTCGTCCACCTGGGTAGTTCTGCGATATCCTCCTACCTCGACCCACCGGTCTATCCACCGTTGGTCGATACCCTCGCCCAGTTGGTCCCCAGCCGTCTCACTGAGTCCGACTTCGACCTCACCATCGTCGATGGTGCTCTCGATGCCATTGATCGCGTATTGGCTATCGGCCCCTCCTACCATCGGGCCGTTATTCTCGAAGAGCCCAACTTCCCCGCCCTCTACGATCTCGTGGAGAGTCATGGCCTTGAAATCCGACCGGTTGCCGTCGACGATCAGGGTATCAGTACCACTGGCCTGCGCGCCGAACTAGCGAAAGGTGGTGTCGGTGCAGTTTTGCTACAGCCTCGATCGCAGAATCCAACGGGCTCCTCACTCTCCAAACAACGGGCCCTTGAGATCGCAGAGATTCTCGGTCAATACCCTGAGGTAATGGTGCTAGAGGACGACCACTCTGGCCTAGTGAGTGGCGAGCCGCTCTGGACGATGGCCGAAACGCTCGGCAGCCGAATCGTCTATATCTTGAGTTTCTCGAAGTCCCATGGTCCGGACCTCCGCCTTGCCGCTGTATTCGCCAACCATGATCTGGTCGCCGATCTCAACCGTAGACGCACCCTGGGACCCTCCTGGTCATCCAAGCTTCTCCAGGCTACCTTGCACCAAATGCTCACTGATGCGAAAATCCAGGACCTTACATTGGCGGCCCAGTTCGCCTATAGTGAGCGGCGAACAGCGGTAGCAGACCTTTTCCAAATGAAGGCGACCGGCTCCGGCATCAATGTCTGGGTCGACACCGCTGATTCCTTGCATGCACTGCTGCAACTCACCCATGAGCACATCCGGGTTGCACCGGGAACGAACTTTTACGCCACCACCTCAACCACCGCGCACCAGTTCCGCTTCACCTTGAGCGAACCGACCACGGAGTTCAACCTCGCACTCGAAGCAGTCGCCTCCGCCATCGCTAAGATGCCCCGAACGAGTTCCTACCGATAACAATCCCTCGCTGCGCAGGAACACCGTCGCCGAATGCGAGAGTTCGCCCACAGCTTCCGATCATGGCCTTGACCGGTCAGACGGGCGGACCGAGAACCCCAGACCAGCCCGACTGGGGAGTTCAACGCCGACAACACAACCACACATCGGACGGCAGCTTCCCTACGCCGAGCTAGCGAGTACTGCACCGACGGACCGGTTCCCAAAGATCAACCGGAGATAGGTTCGCGGGACGGTCCTAGCTATGCGTCCCGTCAGCGAGTTCCCCGTTCGCATGCGACTGCACTCGCTCCGCAAGATCGTCAAGGGCGGTTCGAATGATCTTGACCTCAGCCCTACGCTTCACAAAAGACGGTAGCGGAACGATGAGCTCCGCGGAGAGCTCGTAGGTGACCTGCGTCATTTCGTTCGCACTGCGATCAAAAGTGTAGCGGCCGTCCATCTTTGAGGTGATATCCCCTGCCACCTGACTCCAGCTGATGGAGTGTGGTGCATCGCTGTAATCATAGAGCAAGGTATACGACGCACTCCGTCCGAAGGCACCGGTACGAAACGCGACCCTCAGTGGTCGACCAGCGGTATCATGCTCAACGACCTGAACGCTCCGTACATCAGAGGCCCACGTTGGATAGCTTTCAACCTCAACAACGGCCTGAAAACAGGCGTCAACACTCGCAGGGATCTCCTTTGAGTCCGATGTGATATCCATCGCTTCCTCCTCTACCCATTGACTCTACCCACGAGCCAAGGCGTGCAGTGATGCCTCATATGCCTTACTTAGCTGATCATAGTCAAAATTCGTTCGAATGTATGCGCTTGTCTCGCGGCGGTACAACTTGAGACGTGCCGGATCCGCCAGTAGCTCACGCAGCAACCGAGCCAGCTCCTTCGGCCCCGCTACCTCCAAGAGGTGCCCGCTCTTAGGAGCGAGCGCCTCACCGGTTCCCCCAGAGGCTCCGACGATAGCGGGCGTTCCGCACGCCTGGGCCTCAAGGATGACGATGCCAAACCCCTCTCGCTCGATCCCAAACCACCGATCTCGGGCAGGGAAGACGAAGAGATCGGCCGCCTGATATAGCTCAATTTTGGCCTCCTCTGCGAGGGGACCATGGAAGACCACCGAGCTGGGGACCGCTGCGGCGAGTCGCATGAGACGCGCCCGATCGCGCCCATCGCCGACAATATGGATCTCTGCACCGGTCCTCG
The window above is part of the Ferrimicrobium sp. genome. Proteins encoded here:
- a CDS encoding SRPBCC family protein translates to MDITSDSKEIPASVDACFQAVVEVESYPTWASDVRSVQVVEHDTAGRPLRVAFRTGAFGRSASYTLLYDYSDAPHSISWSQVAGDITSKMDGRYTFDRSANEMTQVTYELSAELIVPLPSFVKRRAEVKIIRTALDDLAERVQSHANGELADGTHS
- a CDS encoding aspartate aminotransferase family protein, producing the protein MLAIIGEVSRNRRRDNVADSLLQRHRAVLPTWISLYYDEPIQIERGEGRYVFDADGRRYLDFFGGILTTMVGHAVPEVVDAIAEQAGRIIHSSTLYLIEPMVELAERLAAQSGIPDAKVFFTTSGTEANDAALLLASSYRRSNQVIAIKNSYHGRSFTQISVTGNRNWSPSSFSPLAVSWLQGGSRLRGPLAGLTDAEYLARGKADLEDVLMTTTSGDVAAIIAEPIQGVGGFCLPPDGYFGELQKILAPHGILYISDEVQTGFGRTGEHFWGYEAQGVQPDMITFAKGVGNGMALAGVIARGEIMDSLGASSISTFGGSPVAATAGVATFDYLLRHQLQQNALERGAELRQGLEEAAATNPSIGEIRGKGLMLGVEFVEGPNMDPAPKLANEALEHAKRRGLLIGKGGLFGNVLRIAPPLSVTQEEMGEAIAIFKEVLGGAQV
- a CDS encoding aminotransferase class I/II-fold pyridoxal phosphate-dependent enzyme; amino-acid sequence: MIERSNFHTTEEICQMLGSAISRNGMRGLTEAFIQLTRDGRLRSGDRLPSIRQLADHLGVSPTTVAASWSHLAQLGLLSSHGRRGSFVTETTRFTPAAPRWHFYEDSQSYALDFASGVPDPRLLPSPVASLVHLGSSAISSYLDPPVYPPLVDTLAQLVPSRLTESDFDLTIVDGALDAIDRVLAIGPSYHRAVILEEPNFPALYDLVESHGLEIRPVAVDDQGISTTGLRAELAKGGVGAVLLQPRSQNPTGSSLSKQRALEIAEILGQYPEVMVLEDDHSGLVSGEPLWTMAETLGSRIVYILSFSKSHGPDLRLAAVFANHDLVADLNRRRTLGPSWSSKLLQATLHQMLTDAKIQDLTLAAQFAYSERRTAVADLFQMKATGSGINVWVDTADSLHALLQLTHEHIRVAPGTNFYATTSTTAHQFRFTLSEPTTEFNLALEAVASAIAKMPRTSSYR